In Aedes albopictus strain Foshan chromosome 3, AalbF5, whole genome shotgun sequence, the following are encoded in one genomic region:
- the LOC134291370 gene encoding uncharacterized protein LOC134291370 isoform X2 produces the protein MDAVKFLRHSWHLFVAQEEVGPWQHLWRRIKFFFDTDENFRSESLVFGALVVTIGFLALVIPWECAKRYRRRNNIAPQTAIQIMEQLEDNRECLREIAHLLAPKNLRSPSPEALPEAIHETEQSPPLEPPQVTDVQAADGPVQCKIPVCKLLRQTTMPVKKVEPKKARSTPK, from the exons ATGGATGCCGTGAAGTTTCTTCGACACTCGTGGCACTTGTTCGTTGCCCAGGAAGAAgttggcccgtggcagcaccttTGGCGTAGGATCAAATTCTTTTTCGATACGGATGAAAATTTCCGATCGGAGTCGTTGGTGTTTGGTGCTCTTGTGGTGACGATTGGCTTCCTCGCCTTGGTTATTCCTTGGGAGTGCGCTAAACGATATCGTAGGCGG AACAACATCGCTCCTCAAACTGCTATTCAAATAATGGAACAGTTAGAAGACAATCGAGAATGTCTCAGAGAAATTGCGCATCTTCTCGCG CCGAAAAACCTTCGATCACCTTCACCGGAGGCATTACCGGAAGCCATTCATGAAACGGAACAAAGCCCCCCACTGGAGCCCCCTCAGGTGACGGATGTTCAGGCTGCGGATGGGCCAGTCCAATGCAAAATTCCAGTGTGCAAGTTGCTGCGCCAGACGACGATGCCGGTGAAAAAAGTGGAACCGAAAAAAGCACGATCCACGCCCAAATGA
- the LOC134291370 gene encoding uncharacterized protein LOC134291370 isoform X1, giving the protein MDAVKFLRHSWHLFVAQEEVGPWQHLWRRIKFFFDTDENFRSESLVFGALVVTIGFLALVIPWECAKRYRRRNNIAPQTAIQIMEQLEDNRECLREIAHLLAQPKNLRSPSPEALPEAIHETEQSPPLEPPQVTDVQAADGPVQCKIPVCKLLRQTTMPVKKVEPKKARSTPK; this is encoded by the exons ATGGATGCCGTGAAGTTTCTTCGACACTCGTGGCACTTGTTCGTTGCCCAGGAAGAAgttggcccgtggcagcaccttTGGCGTAGGATCAAATTCTTTTTCGATACGGATGAAAATTTCCGATCGGAGTCGTTGGTGTTTGGTGCTCTTGTGGTGACGATTGGCTTCCTCGCCTTGGTTATTCCTTGGGAGTGCGCTAAACGATATCGTAGGCGG AACAACATCGCTCCTCAAACTGCTATTCAAATAATGGAACAGTTAGAAGACAATCGAGAATGTCTCAGAGAAATTGCGCATCTTCTCGCG CAGCCGAAAAACCTTCGATCACCTTCACCGGAGGCATTACCGGAAGCCATTCATGAAACGGAACAAAGCCCCCCACTGGAGCCCCCTCAGGTGACGGATGTTCAGGCTGCGGATGGGCCAGTCCAATGCAAAATTCCAGTGTGCAAGTTGCTGCGCCAGACGACGATGCCGGTGAAAAAAGTGGAACCGAAAAAAGCACGATCCACGCCCAAATGA